The proteins below come from a single Geobacillus thermoleovorans genomic window:
- a CDS encoding YaaC family protein, giving the protein MFGNHGQLFRLSVFRSADTAQQFLRQCYQQLQRDDAVQRSYANCYPFLYYLEHGQNFYAAAQQAPLSIKPVLLFYGMVQLLKACLLTVDPDYPESTSVLAHGVSARKRKKQGYEFLDDEVKIQKNGLFAHFSEKMFHVKQEAGEKFRMGTLLQRIGELHETFFLLSGRKKPLSLPVVHTASPPMLAIPKVILDHYHMSLSRFVQYLCEEGQGKRLSFAKEEGEFLYFHIESPLSPAGEGPFLFHLDGTLRIPVKKEKTFSLPEIHAHYLLLYNLSMISRYETEWWSELLHSYPSKAYTFILEFLSVSAEKVPLLLHEYLMRKFLG; this is encoded by the coding sequence ATGTTCGGAAATCACGGTCAACTGTTTCGCCTTTCTGTTTTCCGCTCGGCCGATACTGCGCAGCAATTTTTGCGGCAATGCTATCAACAGCTGCAGCGGGATGACGCCGTCCAACGCAGTTATGCAAACTGTTACCCATTTTTATATTATCTGGAACACGGGCAAAACTTTTACGCCGCTGCCCAGCAGGCGCCGCTGTCCATCAAGCCAGTTCTCTTGTTTTACGGCATGGTGCAGCTCTTAAAAGCATGCCTGCTCACTGTCGACCCCGACTACCCGGAATCAACATCGGTCTTGGCCCATGGTGTATCAGCAAGAAAACGAAAAAAACAGGGCTACGAATTTTTAGATGATGAAGTGAAAATACAAAAAAACGGTTTATTCGCACATTTTTCTGAAAAAATGTTTCATGTGAAACAAGAAGCTGGGGAAAAATTTCGCATGGGCACGCTGTTGCAACGAATTGGCGAGTTGCATGAAACGTTTTTTCTTCTAAGCGGGCGAAAAAAACCGTTATCCTTGCCTGTTGTACATACTGCTTCGCCGCCGATGCTCGCCATCCCAAAAGTGATTTTGGACCACTACCATATGTCGTTGTCCCGCTTTGTCCAATATCTCTGTGAAGAAGGACAAGGAAAGCGGCTTTCGTTCGCCAAAGAAGAAGGAGAATTTCTGTATTTTCATATAGAATCGCCGCTGTCGCCGGCCGGAGAAGGTCCGTTTTTATTCCATCTTGACGGTACACTCCGAATTCCAGTCAAGAAAGAGAAAACATTCTCGCTTCCAGAAATACACGCCCATTACTTGTTGCTGTATAACTTGAGCATGATTTCGCGCTATGAGACGGAATGGTGGAGCGAGCTTCTCCATTCTTACCCAAGCAAGGCATACACTTTTATTCTTGAGTTTCTCTCCGTGTCGGCGGAAAAAGTGCCGTTGCTGCTTCATGAATACTTAATGCGGAAATTTTTGGGTTGA